The Maridesulfovibrio salexigens DSM 2638 region TTTTTTCTCAGCTTCGCTTGTGAGATGCCGAGAATTTTTGAAAGCTTGTAGGCCGTTCCGTCCACATCGGTAACTTTGACCGGGCGGATGTACACGGATGAGGCTTCAACGCTGGTTGCCAGCAGGTTGCCGTTGCGGTCATAAATGGAACCGCGTTCTCCGCGTTCCAGTTCCGCAGCAAGATGCTGGCGGGAGACCATGCGTGACAGATCAGCCCCTTTGAACAGCTGCAGCCATGCAGCCCTGCCCAAGAGACCTGTCCATACAAGGGCGAAAAGGACCATGACGAAGAGCAGCTTGTTTCTGCTCGCCTTCAGGCTTTCTTTTTTCCTTTTAGCCATTGTTTAGGGCTCCCTGTTTTTTCAGCTATGGTTTCGCCTTGTTCGCGGGTCTTCTAATCTGCCCTTGCGAGGCCGGTCCGAAACCGTATTCTTTTGCCAGCTCCCTCAACCTTATGGGAGAGAGCAGATTGTTTTTTTCTACTTCCAGCTTTGCCGCCAGAGCTTCCTGTTCATCGAGCCGTTTTTCCATTCGCCGCAGCTCATAGGCCCTGTCGACCCGCTCGATGTTCAGCCAGACCGAAACCAGCCCCAGTATGAGTGCCGATCCCATGGTCAGGGCCATGGCCATGGCTATTCCCTTGGAATCACTCATGGCTGTTACCCGTCTTCTCCGGTCCTTTCGGCTACGCGGAGTTTTGCGCTGCGGCTGCGGGTGTTGACCTTCATCTCTTCCTCGGTGGGAAGAACTGGTTTTCTGGTCAGCACGTTCATCAGCTTAACCTTCCCGCAGGTACAGATGGGCTGCATGGGCGGGCAGTCACAGCTTTGCGACTGGGCTTTAAAGGTCTTTTTCACGATACGGTCTTCCAATGAATGGAAGGATATGATCGCGACCCTTGCGCCGGGGCTGAGCCTTTCCGGAATCCGGTCCAGAAAAGTTTTCAATTCTTCCAGTTCGGAGTTCACGGCAATGCGCAATCCCTGAAAAGTTTTTGTCGCCGGATGTGTCCGTGACAATGCCCTGCGTTTGGCCGGGTATGCTTTTTCCACAATGGAGGCCAGCTGCAGGGTGGTGGTAATTTTTTCTTCTTCCCGTGCCGCAATGATCGCCTTGGTGATCTTGGAGGCCAGAGGTTCTTCGCCGTACAGTTTCAAAATCCTGTTCAGGTCGGAGTATGAACCTTTGTTAACAATGGAAGAAGCCGGGGGCATTCCGCCTGCCGGGTCCATGCGCATGTCCAGCGGTCCATCCTTGATGAAGCTGAATCCGCGCTCGGCGTGGTCCAGATGCAGGGAGGAAACACCGAGATCAAGGACAACCCCGTCAACAGTGTCCCAGCCCAGTTCATCAAGGGCTGCTTCAAACTTACTGAAAGCAAGATGGAATCTGTGCGCACGGTCGCCGAAGGGTGCTAAACGTTCGCCTGCCAGTTCAAGGGCCTGCTCATCGCGGTCCAATCCGGCCAGTTCTGCACCTTCACCAGCGATTTTTAAAATTGCGCTGGAATGCCCGGCCATGCCGAGGGTACCGTCAAGGTAGCGGCCTCCGGGTTTGGGAGCCAGCCATTCAATGACCTCATTCAGCAGGACGGAAGTGTGGACCTCTTCAGGTATTAATTTCTTGCTTTCCATAATTTCCTGATCCAAAAACGTTTCACGGTTCAGGCCTTAACTCTGGGGGGAGCGGGGCAAACCAATGGCGGTTTTGAAAATCAAGTTTAAAAAATCAGTGACTGTGTCAGTGGGACGGAATAGCGAAAACAGGCTAGAACGGGAGTTCAACTCCGCATTCAGCCAGCTCATCTGAGACATCATCAAAATCCTGTTCAAGCAGGGCTTCGTATTCCCGCTTGTCCCAGATTTCAAATCTGTCGCCGACTCCGGCAAGGACCACGTCCTTGTCGAGTTTACCGCTTTTCCGCAAATAGGAAGGGATGGTGATTCGGCCTTGTTTATCAAGGCTTACTTCTTCGGAACCTGATATGATTATTCGGATGAAATTTCTGAGCTTCCGGCTGGGGCTCTTGATACTTGTGAGTTTTTCTTCAAGTATCGCCCAGTCCGGTGGTGTGAAGCCGACTATATTTCCTTCGAAAATAGTCAAGGTCACGCAGCCGTCCGGGGAGTCAGAATAAACCTGATCCCGGTACTCCGGCGTAAGCATCAGTCTGCCTTTGGCATCCATGCTTCTATGTGCATGACCTCTGAACTTCATTTTTCTACCACTCAATCACACAGATTTACCACCAATTCCCCCCGTCTCACCACCTGTGTGTGAAAATGGGGAAAAAGTCAAGACCCCCTTCTAAAATAAAAGGGTTGAAAACAAGCTGTTTTCAATGCTTGAAGGGGATTTTTGTACTTCTAAAAGCTTATATATACGGACCTTAGAAAGAATTAAGAAATGGAGAAAAAAAGTTTACATTTTTTTTAAAAATAATAGATAAAAATTGGAACATGTCGGACACAGACTTCACGAATATGGATATGAGTGCTATAGGGCAGTTGAAAACTAAGATTTAAACGATTTTTTACAGCTAGAGTCCGGTTGGGCTTAGTCTTGAGTGGTAATCTTGGATTTTTTTCTGACCGCAAGATGCTAAATATAATTGTTTCAGTCGTTTATAAGTGATGAGGGTAAGGTTCAAATATGAGTGCAAGTAGAATGGATGTTCCCGAGGGTTTAAACGAGGAATATTACCAGATCAGCCCCGATATTCTTCAGAGCTTCAACAAATTCAGACCGCCTTTAGATATATTTATGTTCATGGAAGATGTGGGGCGTATCGCGCCATATTACAAGGTGGGCGGACGGCTCAGCAAAGAACAGATTGAGCAACTGGCCGGACTGGTAAAAGATGGCTTTATCTTTGTTTCACGTAAAGATCATCCTGTTTATGTAAAGCACATAGCCTATCAGCTGGACCTCGTGCTCATCGACCGTAACCTCAAGGAAAGTGAGATTGCGGATATTTTCATCGAAGCGCTGACCATGCGTATGAATGAGTTTCTGGATCAGCCTGTTGCGGCTGTTACCGATAAGCTCTGGGCTGACCTGATGGTCCTCACTGAATATCTGTGGAATGACCCTTACCGGATCAAGGCTCTCGCCAAAAGACTGCACAAAGAACACACCCTTGCCCAGCACAGCGTAAATTGTGGTGTACTGGCGCTTGCTATTTTTATCCGCATGAAGGGTAAGAATTTTTCCAGTGGTGATATCAGTCGAAACCATTTTGACAGACTAACCGCCGGTTTTTTTCTGCATGATCTGGGTATGAGTAAGATCCCTCTGTTTATCCGCGAAAAGCCTAAACCGTTGACTACGGATGAGCGCCAGAAAGTGGATAAGCATCCCATGCTCGGCTATGAAATGCTTACCAAGCTTGACCTGAAGTACAAGGAAATAGAGGCTTGCGTTATCGAGCATCACGAAAAGCTTAATGGTAAAGGATACCCTCAGAAGAAATCAGGGCGTGATATCAGTCAGCTGGGCCGTATTATCGCTGCAGTTGACTCATATTGCGCCATGATTACCAAGCGTCCTTTTGCCGAAGCTATTGATGCGCAGAAAGCTGCGGCGATGATTTCACAGGACAAGGCTTACGATCCGGAAGTGACCAAGAATATTCAAGCTTGGGCCATGACTTTGAAGAAATAGATTTGGTTCCTGAAAAAAATAACGGCCCTGTTTTCATCATGAAAACAGGGCCGTTTTTATAGCAAATTATTTGATAGTAGCTAGTGACGAAGCCAAGCTATATATTTCTTTGGACCTCGCAGAGGCCGTCGGCAGACCAGCCGGAGGCATTAAAACTGCTGAACCAGATCGCGAGTAACTTCGCGATAAACATCACTTAGCAGCACCACGCCGATGATGTTTCCGCCTTCCTGCACCAGCGCCCAGGTTCTTTTCTTTTTACGAAAGATTTCAAGTACTACCAGCATGGGGTCGGTCGGTTTAAGGATGACAACATCTTCTTCGATATGATTATCAAGCGATGCGGAGCAGCAGGCTGTCCCGGCGCGTTTGAATGCCCTGTCCCAATCCGCTTCTTCAGTCAGGGTCAGGTCTTCATCTTTAAGAACCATGTCTTCCACTGCCTTGAGCAAGGTCCAGATGGAAACAACACCCCGCAGGGAACCGTTTTTCTTTTTTACCACCACAATATGATTGTCCGGCATCTCTTTCATACTGTCCCGGAGAGAACGTACTGCCTCAGCAAGGCTTGCAGAGTCTTCAATAGTGGAAAATTCTTCATTCATTATGTCCCAAGCTCTTTTTCTCAGCAGCATCTATTTCTCCTTTTTGATCAGTCCTGTAGTTACCGGTCAGACGTTTGATTCTTTTGAATTTGTCAGCAAACGTTAATTCTTCACAGTAGTTAAACCATATTTCGCCCATTCATGCAAAATGGATTATTCAAAGTCAGCCAGCAGCGGTCCCACGTGAATCCCGGCTACTACCGGATTTTCCATGTAGCTCTGACTTATGCGCCAGTATGCCTGATGCAGGTGCGGGGAAGTAATTCCGTTTTGCAGTGCATTGTATGCTTCCATGAAAGCAGCCAGATGGTCGCAGAGCTTAAGCAGCTCTCCGTCCTTTGGGTCGTAGGAATCATCATTGTAGCGGGCATCAAGTTCTTCTGTGCTGATTTTTTTTGCAAAACCGCCGATAAGTGCTGCCGCATCGAATTCAGACCCTGTTTCCACTCCAAGAAAATAGCCTAGCCTGGCTGCTATCTGATCGTAACCGTTTTCTTTCAGCGGAGCCATGATCCGTCTTTCCATCTCCTGCTCTTCGTATTCCCTGATTAGTTCGCCAATGGTGGGATCTGATTTTTTTACCGGGGAGATAATGTCCCGGGTCAGCAATTCCGGCATATCGTGAAAAAGACCGGTAAAGAAATTGTTTTGCCGTCTGGCGGGGCAGGCTCCTTTTTCCAAGCTGAAAAACCATGCGAACGTGGCGACAATGAAGACGTGTCCGAGAACTGATGTTTCTGGGACACGCGGGGTCTGGGACCAGCGGGTCTGGAAGCGTAGCCGTCCGCAGAGGTCGGCAAACCTGCCCAGCGGTGTTGTTTCGGAATGGAGGAGTTCGTTTACTCCATCGAGGCCGGAATATGCTTTCAGGCGGTCAATGAAGCTTTGTTCGATTCCAACCAGTTCATCATCCATCTGGTTGAGGTGCTTGAGCAGCTTGAACTCGGAATAGCTGGCGTACATGTGTGAGGCATCAAGAATCTGGCGTGAAAGGGAATTTTCATCGGGATTGAGGTGGTAATCGGTGAGTCGATCCCAGAAATCCTTTCCAAGGGGCATTAGTCTGGGCCTGAGCTGCTTGAGAACCCATTTGGAAAGCTTTTGGTAATGTTCAGGATTCTCTTTGATCCGGTAAAAGACCGGAGGTTTGATGTCGGTAATGACCATGCGGAAGAGGTATTCAAAGATGCCCCCTTCTACGATTTCATTACCCAGCCTGATTTTCTCCCGAGGTTCGAGTTTCTCTCCGTTAAGGACAAAGAGAATCCATGCGGCGATCATCTTATGGGCCTGCTTGTCCACCTCGACCATTTCCATGGGGCGGAGTTTGTCATTCCACCTTTTCATGAATGAACCGGAAAAAATCAGTTGGAGCAGGCTTTTGCGGATTATTGGCATTGGAGCTTTCCCTTAATCTGTAATTTTATCCGGTGTGGTGGCGGAAGTTATATGCCTCTAATTAACCGGAATTTTTAGATACGGACATTCTGCATTCTGTGGAACAAACTGGTTCAGCTGAATATCACCATCGCAAAGAGTTCCCAATTCTTCCTTGAGGTATTGCTCCGGGGTTTCAACCAGCTTCATATTTATTTTGAGCGGTTTGCAAAATACCTCACCCCAGTTGGTGCTGTATACCAGATGAACTTCCTGAACTTTTTTACTTTCAGGAGGAACGCACAGGTTAACGATAAAGAAGCCTTTTGTCAGGCGTTCCGTATTGAGGGTTTCTTCAATGGGTACGTTGAAAGTCTTCTTGGGCGGGAAAAAGCGCATCAGCTCGCTGAATAATTTTTTGATTTCACGCTCCCGCAACGGCCCGGAACTAATGTCTGTCTTGATTTGCATTTCCTGATTATACAGGCCGTTCAAGGCCAGCCAGACCAGCATAAAGTTGAGGTCCGGCCCTGATTCAATGCGGGTCAGGATATTTCTTGCGCCGGATTCATCTGGATATTCCCCGTGAATATTCCAGATTTTTCCATCCTCGGTGCGCGAAATATTGATGGAATTGAAAAAATGGGTTCTGGGACCGGGCAGGGACAGGCGCAGGATTTTGTTTGTACGCTTTGCGAATGCTGAAAAAATGATTCTGCCCAAGCGGGTCAGGTCTTCCGGGGTGATGGAGACTCCGGGGAATTTGTCCTGCTCGCCGCGGACCTTCATATAGGTGTTGACCATAAACTGGTTAACTCGCCTGCCCAGTTCAGCCACGGAACCGAAATCAGAGAGATCCTTGAAGTTCTCAAAAGCTCCGGTCTCTTCTCCTGAAAGCTTCATGGTAAAATCTATTAATTCAATTTCTTCAGCTCTGCTCGGAGTGGAGAGAATTTCCTTTTCACTGACAAGACCGCATTTTAAGCGCAGGGCCATAGCAGTCAGCCAGATGTATTCATCTTTTTCGTTAGCACGGTAAAAGTTTGCGAGATCCTGATAGAGCCGCATATAGGGATCAACCCGCCTGATTCTGCGTTTGCCGCTGATAATGTTTTTCTTAAGTTTTTCGCAAAGCAGGGAGTATTTGCTGTCCGAAGTGTATAGTTCAAGCAGGCCGAATTTCATGATCGATTTAAAAGGACTTTTGATTCCTTTAACGATCTGCCAGAGGGAGGCGCCGAAGAATTCCTCAACAGGAATGTTGGGGATATTGCCGAGGTCCACGCAAAAGTTTTTGCCTTTAAGTAAAGCGACTTTCTTTTTTGTGTCAGCATATGCCTTTTCTGCGGCTTCGGGCGGTGTGAACCACCATAGAGGCGGCTTACCCGCCAGCAGCACTGCTGTGCGGTAAAATTCTTCTTTGAGTATGGCGCTCTGTGCAGAACCGGAGCTTTCTTCATCGCTCAATCCAAAAAGGTTATCACGGATTTCGCGGGTATCCATGATGAAAAAATGAATTTCAAGGCCAAATTCATTCATGGCCCATTTTTCAATGGCTTGTAATTTAACGCCTAAATTCTGTCTGCTTTCAGCTGATCGTCCGGTAAAATTACAGCATACCCAGCAATCAAGGTCGGAGTCCGGGGTCTGAGCGATTGTCCCGGTACTGCCGATGGACATGAAAGCTTCTATGGGAGTGGATGATTCCTTACTTATTTCATATTTTATATCCGGGAAAAACTCATCCAGCAGTTTGATTACCTGTGGAGAAAGCGCGTAGTTACAAACCCTTGAACTCATGGTTTGAGGGTCCAGTCCGGACTTGATTTCAAACACATTTGTGTGCAGCAGGGCGGGGATTATTTTCAGCAACTTTCTACTCTTGCTGTCCAGTTTGGATTGAGCCCAGTCCAGCCTTCTGCTGTTATTCTCGGCAAAGCAGGCATGGCAGTGCTCAATATCCTTGAGTGCATACCAGCGCTTGATGGCTTTATGCAGAACACCCCGTCCATATTCATTGATATCTCCAAAACCGGTTGACCTTTTTTTATGCCTTTCCCTGTTGCTAAGCTTTGCTGCAAATGTGCGCTGCATTGCTTTAAGCATTTCCGGTAAATCGGATTTTACGTTGCTTGCGCGGCAACGTCCGGTATTGCACTGCGTAAAGTGTGAACAGTTTACGTTTGAATCTTTGAAGAGTGTTGTTTCAAAGTTGGAGAAAGCGAAGTCACATCCTTTGATATCCACTTTGTAAAAGAAAGCTTCGCGCAGGTCGCAGGTTTGGAAGGTTGTTCCACTGAAACGTGTCCGGCAGAAATAAGTTCCCGGAGCGGCAACAGCATTGAATTTGCAGTTTTTGAAATTACTAAGAAAAGTAACTGCGGAATCCAAGTGGGAGGTGTTGAAATTGCAGGCTTCCAATTGGCAGTCATAAAATATTGACTCATCGAGGGAGCAACTGTTGAAATCACAATTCTCGAATTCTGATTCCAGAAAAGTTGTATTGCTGAAAGTGCAGCCTTCGAAAGTGCAGTTTTTAAAGATGCATTCTTCCAGAAATGATTCTTTGAATTCGCAGGCTGAAAATATGGAATTCTGAATGGTTATTCCGCGGGAGAGACTTTTCCATTTATTTAGTTTGTGCAGCCGTTGGTTGGTAATCTGTCCATCGGTGTGTATGTCGGGCATGCTATCGGACTGGGCAACTGCCTTGCCGAAAATACGTTTAAATCCGGTCTGTTCCTGCTCTTTGTTCTCAATGTTCAGTACAATGGGGCCACCCTGTTTGATGAAATCCACGCCCGGGACTTTCTTTCCTTTCGGCATTTCAGGACGAGTCGGTTCGCTAAGGCTGTCGATTTCCATAATGCCGGCCAGTACCGGCTTGAGGCTGTTTTTCTTTTTGCTGCGCGATATTTTCAGGACATTATTTAAAATGTTGCCGAAGCACTGCGGGTCTTCCTCACTGATAGTTGAATAAAGCACAGCCAGTACCGGAGTATGGTAACCGGCTGAAATTTCGTTCATGAAGCGGGCTAAATTTTCGCTGTTGAGCAGAGGGACCCTGTTGATCAGTTCCGCACGGAGTTTGGGAGCTTCATTGAAAATCTGGGCGAAAATCCTTCCCCTGCGGCTGCCGCCGAATTTGGTGATAATATCCATAGCTGCCTTGGCGAGTGGCAGAGAAGGGGATTGTGCCAGAGGTATAATTTCTTTTAACAGTTCGTCGTCAATCTCATCGGCAAGCCTTTCAACCGCACGGAGCACCTTTTCCATTATGATAGGGTCCATGGTTTTCAGATGGAATGAAATATCCGTGACCATTTCCCCGTCCGGGTATGGGGGCATGCTTTCCGCACAGAGTGAGATTTCCTCAAGGCTTTCCGGTTCACGCAGGTGTCGGCGGCATTCTTTCCCGTAATTCCCGGAAATAAATTTTGACAGTGATTTGAATGTCAGCTGACCTTTGCGGGTTCCATTTTTGTTGAAGAAATCAAGACTATTATGCAGGTCTAATTTCCGGGCATGTTCGATGATGGATTCAGCAAACTTTATTCTTTCCGGAACATCGTCATCATGAATGGCCAGCATGCGGTCAGCAACTCCGATGGCGGTGCTGACCGGCTGTCTGGAAAACCAGCTTTTCACCTTGGAAAATGGAAGCAGTCGATTGCAGATGAGAGATGCTGCGAGATTCCTACCGCACGGTCCCATCTGGGCAAGGTAATCGAGACAGATATCCTCGGTAGTGTCCTCAGGGACCGGAGCATATGAGATCTTACCGCTTTGCTCTGCTTCCAGTTCAATGGCTTTCAGGCCGAGACCGTAAAACAACATGGCGTATTTTGCAGACTCTATTGCGTCCGGGGAAGTCTGCTCTCTGTTGAATTTGCCTTCTATTTTATAGCGCAAATCCGCAAGCTGACGCTCTTCCGGGGGATAGAGATTCAGCCTGCGCAATTCCCCGAGCAGGGTATCATGTGTTTCTGTCTCAGCCATAAAATATCCTGACCTGTTTATCCCGTTTTCGTCAACAGCGCGATGGATTCAACGTGGGCCGTATGCGGAAACATATCCACTGCTGCAAACCGTTCCAACTTGTACCTGCCTTCCATTTTTGCGGCATCGCGGGCCAATGTGGAGGGGTTGCAGGAAATATACAAAATCTTCTCCGGTCCCAGCTCTATCAGTTTCTGCAAAGAAGGATCGGGAACACCGGAACGCGGCGGGTCCACAATGACCATATCCGGGTGGGGCAGGTCTTCAGGCAGTCCTTTCTCGGATGCGAGGTTCCCTACAATGTATTGCGTATTTTCCAGCCCGTTAAGTGCTGCATTGTCTTTTGCCGATTGAACCGATTCCTCGGAGACTTCAATGCCGATCATTTTACCGACATCCTTGGCCATGAACATGCCTATGCCCCCGGAGCCGCAGAAAAGGTCCCATACAACGTCATCAGCTTTCGGTGCAGCCAGTTCTGAACTTTTTCGGTAAAGAACTTCCGCTCCTTTAGAGTTCGTCTGGAAAAAGGCATTGGGTGTAATGCGGTAGCTGACTTCGCTGCCGTCTGCGTGGGTCAGGGTTTCGGTGATATGCTCCTGTCCGGTCACGGAAATAAGTCGTTCTCCGGTAGCTAGGTCGGCACGTCCTTTTCGGGTGGAGTGCACAAAACTCTTCAATTGCGGAATGTTATCAAAAAGCAGTTTACCCAGACCTTTGATAGTGTGGTGGGATCTGGCAGGTCCGGTAAGCAGGTGAATCATCATTTCGCCGCTGTGATGGGAAAAACGAACGACCAGTTTGCGCCAGTATCCGCCACGGTTATGGCGATAGGCACCGATATTTGTGTGTGCACAATAGTCGCGGACCAGTGCCGGGATATCGGCACACTGTTCGGGAAGCAGCGGACAGCTGGAGATGTTAAGCACATCTGTTTCCGATCCACGTCGTTTAAAGCCAAGCTTGAGGGAATCCCCGATGCCGTGGAAGGAAAATTCCATTTTGTTGCGGTAACCGTATTCAAGCGGCGAAGGCAAAGCTTCTTCACCCATGCCCGGAGTGTCCGGTCCGATCTTGCCAATGCGTTCCAGAG contains the following coding sequences:
- the mraZ gene encoding division/cell wall cluster transcriptional repressor MraZ, which translates into the protein MKFRGHAHRSMDAKGRLMLTPEYRDQVYSDSPDGCVTLTIFEGNIVGFTPPDWAILEEKLTSIKSPSRKLRNFIRIIISGSEEVSLDKQGRITIPSYLRKSGKLDKDVVLAGVGDRFEIWDKREYEALLEQDFDDVSDELAECGVELPF
- a CDS encoding CBS domain-containing protein; the protein is MLLRKRAWDIMNEEFSTIEDSASLAEAVRSLRDSMKEMPDNHIVVVKKKNGSLRGVVSIWTLLKAVEDMVLKDEDLTLTEEADWDRAFKRAGTACCSASLDNHIEEDVVILKPTDPMLVVLEIFRKKKRTWALVQEGGNIIGVVLLSDVYREVTRDLVQQF
- a CDS encoding HD-GYP domain-containing protein produces the protein MSASRMDVPEGLNEEYYQISPDILQSFNKFRPPLDIFMFMEDVGRIAPYYKVGGRLSKEQIEQLAGLVKDGFIFVSRKDHPVYVKHIAYQLDLVLIDRNLKESEIADIFIEALTMRMNEFLDQPVAAVTDKLWADLMVLTEYLWNDPYRIKALAKRLHKEHTLAQHSVNCGVLALAIFIRMKGKNFSSGDISRNHFDRLTAGFFLHDLGMSKIPLFIREKPKPLTTDERQKVDKHPMLGYEMLTKLDLKYKEIEACVIEHHEKLNGKGYPQKKSGRDISQLGRIIAAVDSYCAMITKRPFAEAIDAQKAAAMISQDKAYDPEVTKNIQAWAMTLKK
- the rlmD gene encoding 23S rRNA (uracil(1939)-C(5))-methyltransferase RlmD — protein: MSNDNKPIHKGDIIETKIESLAFGGKGIGRYEGLTLFVEGVVPGQTVRCEITKLKKRFAEARRTEILSHVEEEQTPTCEYFGSCGGCLHQDIKYPAQTFWKGRQVCETLERIGKIGPDTPGMGEEALPSPLEYGYRNKMEFSFHGIGDSLKLGFKRRGSETDVLNISSCPLLPEQCADIPALVRDYCAHTNIGAYRHNRGGYWRKLVVRFSHHSGEMMIHLLTGPARSHHTIKGLGKLLFDNIPQLKSFVHSTRKGRADLATGERLISVTGQEHITETLTHADGSEVSYRITPNAFFQTNSKGAEVLYRKSSELAAPKADDVVWDLFCGSGGIGMFMAKDVGKMIGIEVSEESVQSAKDNAALNGLENTQYIVGNLASEKGLPEDLPHPDMVIVDPPRSGVPDPSLQKLIELGPEKILYISCNPSTLARDAAKMEGRYKLERFAAVDMFPHTAHVESIALLTKTG
- a CDS encoding HD domain-containing protein, which produces MPIIRKSLLQLIFSGSFMKRWNDKLRPMEMVEVDKQAHKMIAAWILFVLNGEKLEPREKIRLGNEIVEGGIFEYLFRMVITDIKPPVFYRIKENPEHYQKLSKWVLKQLRPRLMPLGKDFWDRLTDYHLNPDENSLSRQILDASHMYASYSEFKLLKHLNQMDDELVGIEQSFIDRLKAYSGLDGVNELLHSETTPLGRFADLCGRLRFQTRWSQTPRVPETSVLGHVFIVATFAWFFSLEKGACPARRQNNFFTGLFHDMPELLTRDIISPVKKSDPTIGELIREYEEQEMERRIMAPLKENGYDQIAARLGYFLGVETGSEFDAAALIGGFAKKISTEELDARYNDDSYDPKDGELLKLCDHLAAFMEAYNALQNGITSPHLHQAYWRISQSYMENPVVAGIHVGPLLADFE
- the rsmH gene encoding 16S rRNA (cytosine(1402)-N(4))-methyltransferase RsmH, with protein sequence MESKKLIPEEVHTSVLLNEVIEWLAPKPGGRYLDGTLGMAGHSSAILKIAGEGAELAGLDRDEQALELAGERLAPFGDRAHRFHLAFSKFEAALDELGWDTVDGVVLDLGVSSLHLDHAERGFSFIKDGPLDMRMDPAGGMPPASSIVNKGSYSDLNRILKLYGEEPLASKITKAIIAAREEEKITTTLQLASIVEKAYPAKRRALSRTHPATKTFQGLRIAVNSELEELKTFLDRIPERLSPGARVAIISFHSLEDRIVKKTFKAQSQSCDCPPMQPICTCGKVKLMNVLTRKPVLPTEEEMKVNTRSRSAKLRVAERTGEDG
- a CDS encoding class I adenylate cyclase is translated as MAETETHDTLLGELRRLNLYPPEERQLADLRYKIEGKFNREQTSPDAIESAKYAMLFYGLGLKAIELEAEQSGKISYAPVPEDTTEDICLDYLAQMGPCGRNLAASLICNRLLPFSKVKSWFSRQPVSTAIGVADRMLAIHDDDVPERIKFAESIIEHARKLDLHNSLDFFNKNGTRKGQLTFKSLSKFISGNYGKECRRHLREPESLEEISLCAESMPPYPDGEMVTDISFHLKTMDPIIMEKVLRAVERLADEIDDELLKEIIPLAQSPSLPLAKAAMDIITKFGGSRRGRIFAQIFNEAPKLRAELINRVPLLNSENLARFMNEISAGYHTPVLAVLYSTISEEDPQCFGNILNNVLKISRSKKKNSLKPVLAGIMEIDSLSEPTRPEMPKGKKVPGVDFIKQGGPIVLNIENKEQEQTGFKRIFGKAVAQSDSMPDIHTDGQITNQRLHKLNKWKSLSRGITIQNSIFSACEFKESFLEECIFKNCTFEGCTFSNTTFLESEFENCDFNSCSLDESIFYDCQLEACNFNTSHLDSAVTFLSNFKNCKFNAVAAPGTYFCRTRFSGTTFQTCDLREAFFYKVDIKGCDFAFSNFETTLFKDSNVNCSHFTQCNTGRCRASNVKSDLPEMLKAMQRTFAAKLSNRERHKKRSTGFGDINEYGRGVLHKAIKRWYALKDIEHCHACFAENNSRRLDWAQSKLDSKSRKLLKIIPALLHTNVFEIKSGLDPQTMSSRVCNYALSPQVIKLLDEFFPDIKYEISKESSTPIEAFMSIGSTGTIAQTPDSDLDCWVCCNFTGRSAESRQNLGVKLQAIEKWAMNEFGLEIHFFIMDTREIRDNLFGLSDEESSGSAQSAILKEEFYRTAVLLAGKPPLWWFTPPEAAEKAYADTKKKVALLKGKNFCVDLGNIPNIPVEEFFGASLWQIVKGIKSPFKSIMKFGLLELYTSDSKYSLLCEKLKKNIISGKRRIRRVDPYMRLYQDLANFYRANEKDEYIWLTAMALRLKCGLVSEKEILSTPSRAEEIELIDFTMKLSGEETGAFENFKDLSDFGSVAELGRRVNQFMVNTYMKVRGEQDKFPGVSITPEDLTRLGRIIFSAFAKRTNKILRLSLPGPRTHFFNSINISRTEDGKIWNIHGEYPDESGARNILTRIESGPDLNFMLVWLALNGLYNQEMQIKTDISSGPLREREIKKLFSELMRFFPPKKTFNVPIEETLNTERLTKGFFIVNLCVPPESKKVQEVHLVYSTNWGEVFCKPLKINMKLVETPEQYLKEELGTLCDGDIQLNQFVPQNAECPYLKIPVN